A genomic segment from Sulfuritalea hydrogenivorans sk43H encodes:
- a CDS encoding LytR/AlgR family response regulator transcription factor — MSEALRLLLVDDEAPARARLRDLLGDIAAEVPSTVVAEAADGFAALERAQAGDLDVALIDIRMPGMDGVELARHLARLPSTPAVIFVTAFDQYAVQAFELAALDYLVKPVRATRLADALRKARRHADDAVRLEKSALAIRQNLSCLERGRILLVPVAEILYLKAEQKYVTAHTAGREYLLEESLVHLEAEFSERFLRIHRNCLVARAVVTGVERAADEGDGEAHWQVILDGTTERLPVSRRQWAQVKTLLKLAG, encoded by the coding sequence ATGAGTGAAGCCTTGCGCCTTCTGCTGGTCGATGACGAGGCTCCGGCGCGTGCGCGTTTGCGCGACTTGCTGGGCGACATCGCCGCCGAGGTGCCGAGCACGGTGGTGGCCGAGGCCGCGGACGGCTTTGCCGCGCTGGAGCGGGCGCAGGCCGGTGACCTCGATGTGGCGCTGATCGATATTCGCATGCCCGGCATGGATGGCGTGGAGCTGGCCCGCCATCTGGCGCGGTTGCCGAGCACGCCGGCCGTGATCTTCGTCACCGCCTTCGACCAATATGCGGTGCAGGCCTTCGAACTGGCCGCGCTGGATTATCTGGTCAAGCCGGTACGCGCCACCCGTCTGGCCGATGCCTTGCGCAAGGCAAGGCGCCATGCCGACGATGCGGTTCGCCTCGAAAAGTCGGCGCTGGCGATACGGCAAAACCTGTCCTGCCTGGAGCGCGGCCGCATTCTTCTGGTGCCGGTCGCGGAAATTCTTTACCTGAAGGCGGAACAAAAATACGTCACTGCGCATACCGCGGGGCGCGAGTATCTTCTGGAGGAGTCGCTGGTCCATCTTGAGGCGGAGTTCAGCGAGCGCTTCCTGCGCATCCATCGCAACTGCCTGGTGGCGCGCGCCGTGGTTACAGGAGTGGAGCGGGCGGCTGACGAAGGCGACGGAGAGGCGCACTGGCAGGTGATCCTGGACGGAACCACGGAACGCCTGCCCGTCAGTCGTCGACAGTGGGCGCAGGTCAAGACCCTGCTCAAGCTTGCGGGGTAG
- a CDS encoding sensor histidine kinase: MSQARSIRENPPLTGLPDFRNFGIWLRVLLAVNFGALLGTLAANREWRFFVAEFFELAIVVEPVILASLALLSLLSNWFARLPKWLGVVAVVMLVLLVTAAVRSFFAELHLIEPDAGGFSRTSLWAVIGAALLLGGFEIGGRSRSPALAEARLLALTARIRPHFLFNALNAVLGVIRSDPRRAETALEELADLFRVLMRENADLVPLSEEIFVARQYINLERLRLGERVRVVWDMAACPPDPLVPPLMLQPLLENAVYHGIEPATEPGEITIRFECRGSRLRVELSNPMSAAESHKHGNQMALTNIRERLMLFFDLEATMTTEVSGGRFCVSIEFPYRQAAER; encoded by the coding sequence GGGCCCTGCTGGGAACCCTGGCCGCCAATCGCGAGTGGCGGTTTTTTGTCGCCGAATTTTTTGAGCTTGCCATCGTGGTCGAGCCGGTGATACTGGCCAGCCTGGCCCTGCTCAGCCTCCTGAGCAACTGGTTCGCGCGCCTGCCCAAATGGCTGGGCGTGGTTGCGGTTGTCATGCTGGTGCTGTTGGTGACAGCCGCCGTGCGCAGTTTCTTTGCCGAGCTGCATTTGATCGAGCCGGATGCGGGAGGCTTCAGCCGAACCTCCTTGTGGGCGGTGATTGGCGCCGCCTTGTTGCTTGGTGGATTCGAGATCGGCGGGCGTTCGCGTTCGCCCGCTCTGGCCGAGGCGCGTTTGCTGGCGCTGACCGCGCGCATCCGGCCGCATTTCCTGTTCAATGCGCTGAATGCCGTACTCGGGGTGATCCGCTCCGATCCGCGTCGGGCGGAGACGGCGCTGGAGGAACTGGCCGACCTGTTTCGCGTGCTGATGCGTGAAAATGCCGATCTGGTTCCGCTGTCGGAAGAAATCTTCGTGGCGCGGCAGTACATCAATCTCGAACGCTTGCGGCTGGGCGAGCGCGTGCGCGTGGTGTGGGACATGGCGGCCTGTCCGCCGGACCCGCTGGTGCCGCCGCTGATGCTCCAGCCCTTGCTGGAAAACGCGGTGTATCACGGCATCGAGCCGGCGACCGAACCGGGTGAAATCACCATCCGCTTCGAATGCAGGGGCTCCCGGCTGCGGGTCGAACTTTCCAATCCGATGTCCGCGGCGGAAAGCCACAAGCACGGCAACCAGATGGCCCTGACCAACATTCGAGAGCGGCTGATGCTGTTCTTTGATCTGGAAGCAACCATGACGACCGAGGTGAGCGGCGGCCGCTTTTGTGTTTCCATCGAGTTTCCCTACCGTCAGGCGGCTGAACGATGA